From a single Brassica napus cultivar Da-Ae chromosome C9, Da-Ae, whole genome shotgun sequence genomic region:
- the LOC106393943 gene encoding jacalin-related lectin 14-like, with protein sequence MVFVFTSFQFEINHVKNEHLESVEGYYDHESGYIQGLQFKTNFRVSELIGYEKGNKFTLEVKGKKISGFHGYMRKRNIIALGAYFTMILPSRLDVKGGKGGHQWDDGANHDGVTKIHVRGGFDGIQYIKFNYVKNGETQDGPIHGISEGYYDDASGVIQALQFKTNLKTSDVLGYEKGKKFLLADKGKKIIGFHGYAEKNLNSLGAYFTTVSLTKSERHGGSEGAYWDDGVFESVRTVYVSYDTNNVKSITFHYHNRTVIERQHGWQTIQDDLEEEEFELDYPNEVITYVEGTFKRFGPGKTRVTSLIFKSSEGRTSPSFGVVYGTKFVLEKKGCAVVGFHGRHDDRDLVSIGAYFSPMPPPTAEKLRAQGGLRGESWDDGVFDSVRKLYVGQGDNGVAFLKVVYGRDTRIVIGEDHGNTTPLEVKEFELEYPSEYITAVDGCYDKVIGSEVEVITMLRFTTNKRTSIPVGFVSTSSFLLYKDGFKIVGFHGKSSNMINQLGVHVLPFTY encoded by the exons ATGGTATTTGTTTTCACATCTTTTCAGTTTGAGATTAACCATGTCAAAAATGAACATCTCGAATCTGTAGAAGGTTACTATGATCATGAATCCGGTTACATTCAAGGACTTCAGTTCAAAACTAATTTCAGAGTTTCAGAACTGATTGGATATGAAAAGGGTAATAAGTTTACACTTGAAGTTAAGGGAAAAAAGATCAGTGGCTTTCATGGATATATGAGGAAGAGAAACATCATCGCCCTTGGAGCATACTTCACTATGATTCTTCCTAGTAGACTGGACGTGAAAGGCGGCAAGGGAGGCCATCAGTGGGATGATGGAGCTAACCATGACGGTGTAACAAAGATTCATGTACGAGGTGGTTTTGACGGCATTCaatatatcaaatttaattatGTCAAGAATGGAGAAACCCAAGATGGACCAATCCATGGTATCTC TGAGGGTTACTACGATGATGCATCTGGTGTAATTCAAGCACTTCAATTCAAAACTAACCTCAAGACTTCAGATGTTTTAGGATATGAAAAGGGTAAGAAGTTTTTACTAGCAGACAAAGGTAAGAAAATCATTGGCTTTCATGGATACGCTGAAAAGAATCTCAATTCTCTTGGAGCATACTTCACAACGGTTTCTCTTACCAAATCCGAACGCCATGGTGGTTCTGAAGGCGCATACTGGGATGATGGTGTTTTCGAAAGCGTAAGAACGGTGTATGTTAGTTATGATACCAATAACGTAAAGAGTATCACGTTTCACTATCACAACCGCACAGTTATAGAGCGTCAACATGGGTGGCAGACTATACAAGATGatttagaagaagaagag TTTGAGCTCGACTATCCAAATGAAGTGATTACATATGTAGAGGGGACTTTCAAAAGATTTGGGCCTGGCAAGACGAGGGTAACGTCATTGATTTTCAAATCATCTGAAGGGAGAACCTCTCCGTCATTTGGAGTAGTGTATGGTACCAAATTTGTGCTAGAGAAAAAAGGTTGTGCTGTGGTTGGGTTTCATGGACGGCATGATGATCGAGATCTTGTTTCTATTGGAGCCTATTTTTCTCCAATGCCTCCTCCTACTGCAGAGAAATTACGAGCACAAGGTGGTCTTCGAGGAGAATCATGGGACGATGGTGTTTTCGATAGTGTTAGAAAGTTATACGTTGGACAAGGTGATAATGGTGTTGCATTCCTTAAGGTTGTGTACGGGAGGGACACTCGTATTGTTATTGGTGAAGATCATGGAAACACAACACCACTTGAAGTCAAAGAG TTTGAGCTCGAATATCCAAGTGAATACATTACAGCCGTGGATGGTTGTTATGACAAAGTAATTGGAAGTGAAGTTGAAGTTATAACTATGCTTAGGTTTACAACGAACAAACGAACATCTATTCCCGTAGGATTCGTATCTACCTCGAGCTTTTTACTGTACAAAGATGGCTTTAAAATTGTTGGATTCCATGGAAAGTCAAGTAACATGATTAATCAACTTGGGGTCCATGTTCTGCCCTTCACTTATTAA